The Spirochaetota bacterium genome includes a region encoding these proteins:
- a CDS encoding TetR/AcrR family transcriptional regulator — protein sequence MKEHLRNDTGSRRTLHPLPDKIKRRLYPVVLDLFSRRDFHQVNLRDISHQTGISTGTIYKYFSSKEDLLFTILDEKMSELPGLFAARLQGLDNTVEIFRKIVRVSMDFYERNPAVAITAFITVPTRTWMQEHSYRREDVKTILRELVERGKERGDIDASVTPRIIEMMYYMLCYRHIHTWYYHGMKWKLTERIEEIFDLLWKALRPER from the coding sequence ATGAAAGAGCACCTTCGAAATGATACGGGAAGCCGGAGAACGCTTCATCCGCTCCCGGACAAAATCAAACGGCGCCTCTATCCCGTGGTGCTTGACCTCTTCTCGCGCAGGGACTTCCACCAGGTCAACCTGCGCGACATCTCCCATCAGACGGGAATCAGCACCGGTACCATCTACAAATACTTCTCATCGAAGGAGGACCTCCTCTTCACCATACTCGACGAGAAGATGAGCGAGCTCCCCGGGCTTTTCGCAGCCCGCTTACAGGGACTCGACAATACCGTGGAGATTTTCAGGAAGATCGTCCGGGTCTCCATGGACTTTTACGAGCGCAATCCGGCGGTGGCCATCACGGCGTTTATCACCGTTCCCACCCGCACCTGGATGCAGGAGCATTCATATCGCCGGGAGGACGTAAAAACAATACTTCGCGAGCTTGTGGAGCGCGGCAAAGAACGCGGCGACATCGACGCGTCGGTAACGCCGAGGATCATCGAAATGATGTACTACATGCTCTGTTATCGCCATATCCATACCTGGTATTACCACGGCATGAAATGGAAACTCACAGAGCGCATCGAGGAGATATTCGATCTGTTATGGAAGGCGCTGCGGCCCGAACGATAG
- a CDS encoding thioredoxin family protein, which yields MKRTAALFASLVPLFCTSGAITTLSVEAQEKKVVLHFFYGRECPHCKRIEPEIESLVKSNPRLELKKYEVWYNTDNRALLMRMTEERGKSAQGVPIVIIGADVYLGSDMAKIRDIAAKNTRKHN from the coding sequence ATGAAACGTACGGCGGCGCTGTTCGCGTCACTGGTCCCCTTATTCTGTACATCCGGCGCGATTACGACGCTTTCCGTTGAGGCGCAGGAAAAAAAAGTCGTACTTCACTTTTTCTACGGGCGCGAGTGTCCGCACTGTAAAAGGATTGAGCCTGAAATAGAGTCGCTCGTGAAGAGCAATCCCCGGCTGGAACTGAAGAAGTACGAGGTGTGGTATAACACGGATAACCGGGCGCTCCTGATGCGGATGACGGAAGAGCGCGGCAAAAGCGCACAGGGTGTCCCAATCGTCATCATCGGCGCCGACGTCTACCTGGGGTCCGATATGGCGAAAATAAGAGATATTGCAGCCAAAAACACGCGAAAGCATAACTGA
- a CDS encoding acyl-CoA dehydrogenase, with amino-acid sequence MILFNPKKYDGADVDPETRDILLKTIDFFEKKGLKKIKEDDQSSVWYDDFLEFVKKEKVFATLLTPSGYGESDSRWDMWRIAKMNEILGFYGLCYWYTWQVSILGLGPIWMGANEEMKHRAAKLLKDGGIFAFGLSEKEHGADIYGTDMMLYPKGDGTYVARGDKYYIGNGNEAALVSVFAKMADTGEYVFFAVDSKHPNYECVKKISTSGVRQAYVAEFALHDYPITEADILARGQLGWDSSLNTVNVGKYQLGWASIGICTHAFYEAMDHAANRNLYGKFVTDFPHVKKIFTEAYARLSAMRLFGLRACDYMRTAGEKDRRYLLYNPIQKMKVTMEGERVVGLLHEVTAARGFEQDTYFEMAIRDIGMLPKLEGTTHVNIALVAKFMKNFLFAPAEYPEVAKRNDQTNDAYLFNQGATAGLSKITFHDYQASFDGIKSANLGIFREQIDAFKGFLAKGTPDEKQSKNMDYMLQVGELFTLIPYAQLICENKKIYGVDDVIIDEIFNFIVRDFSAYALRLYTGQDNSDIQSELILKMLRKPSQDQTSFNAVWEKYVYAMKGQYQMNQ; translated from the coding sequence ATGATTCTATTTAACCCAAAGAAATATGACGGTGCCGACGTCGACCCTGAAACCAGGGACATTTTATTAAAGACGATCGATTTTTTCGAGAAAAAGGGCCTGAAGAAAATCAAGGAGGACGACCAGTCGAGCGTCTGGTACGATGATTTCCTCGAGTTCGTAAAAAAGGAAAAGGTCTTCGCCACCCTGCTCACTCCCTCGGGCTATGGAGAGAGCGACTCGCGCTGGGACATGTGGCGTATCGCCAAAATGAACGAAATTCTCGGCTTCTACGGCCTCTGTTACTGGTATACTTGGCAGGTTTCCATCCTCGGCCTCGGCCCGATCTGGATGGGCGCCAACGAGGAGATGAAGCACAGGGCGGCGAAGCTCCTTAAAGACGGCGGAATTTTCGCTTTCGGACTTTCGGAGAAGGAGCACGGTGCGGACATCTACGGCACGGACATGATGCTCTATCCCAAAGGCGACGGAACGTATGTGGCCCGTGGGGACAAGTACTATATCGGCAACGGCAACGAGGCGGCACTGGTCTCGGTCTTCGCCAAGATGGCGGATACCGGAGAATATGTCTTTTTCGCGGTCGATTCAAAACATCCCAATTACGAATGCGTCAAAAAGATCAGCACCTCGGGCGTGCGGCAGGCCTATGTGGCCGAGTTCGCCCTGCACGATTACCCCATAACCGAGGCCGACATCCTCGCGCGCGGCCAGCTTGGCTGGGACTCCTCGCTCAATACGGTAAACGTGGGCAAATACCAGCTTGGCTGGGCGTCGATCGGCATCTGCACCCACGCCTTTTACGAGGCGATGGACCACGCGGCCAACCGGAACCTTTACGGCAAGTTTGTGACCGACTTCCCGCACGTCAAAAAGATATTTACCGAGGCCTATGCGCGCCTTTCGGCGATGAGACTTTTCGGCCTGAGGGCTTGCGACTACATGCGCACCGCCGGCGAGAAGGACCGCCGGTATCTATTGTACAATCCCATCCAGAAGATGAAGGTCACAATGGAGGGCGAGAGGGTGGTGGGTCTGCTGCACGAGGTCACGGCCGCCAGGGGCTTCGAGCAGGACACCTATTTCGAAATGGCGATACGCGATATCGGCATGCTCCCGAAGCTTGAGGGAACCACTCACGTCAACATCGCGCTGGTCGCCAAGTTTATGAAGAATTTTCTCTTTGCGCCGGCCGAATACCCAGAGGTGGCCAAAAGAAACGACCAGACGAATGACGCCTATCTGTTCAACCAGGGAGCGACCGCGGGCCTGTCGAAGATCACATTCCACGATTACCAGGCATCCTTCGACGGTATCAAGAGCGCGAACCTCGGCATCTTCAGAGAGCAGATCGACGCTTTTAAGGGCTTCCTGGCCAAGGGCACTCCCGATGAAAAGCAGAGCAAAAACATGGATTATATGCTCCAGGTCGGGGAGCTTTTCACGCTTATTCCCTATGCACAGCTCATATGCGAAAACAAGAAGATCTACGGGGTGGATGACGTCATAATCGACGAGATTTTCAATTTTATCGTTCGCGATTTCTCGGCCTATGCGCTGAGGCTCTATACGGGCCAGGATAACAGCGATATCCAGAGCGAGCTGATTCTCAAGATGCTCCGCAAGCCCTCCCAGGACCAGACAAGTTTCAATGCCGTCTGGGAGAAATATGTCTATGCCATGAAGGGACAGTACCAGATGAATCAGTAG
- a CDS encoding flagellar filament outer layer protein FlaA, which translates to MKREVKSIILAFLMGCLILLVGSGNITLQAQEEAKSTAPEKKQQTGLIEDWLNDFEAAEDWRATATSPLGDTKIRKIPGKPRPVDDNGNPIEFPNEITDDNGITHKNEFVLGVKTYFMDRGFDRVEVLPPNEYIIRGKAKEIKVWALGRKFRHTLFVKLRDFRGRLYKIKIGRLDFWGWKELSVVIPGWLPQSASYAMLDKNLHFVSFFVESDNFEVPGTFYFYLDNFRVITDLSEFTGDTFIRDTW; encoded by the coding sequence ATGAAGAGGGAGGTCAAGTCGATTATATTGGCGTTTCTGATGGGGTGTTTGATTCTCCTTGTTGGGAGCGGCAATATAACCCTGCAGGCGCAGGAGGAGGCCAAGAGCACGGCGCCGGAGAAAAAACAGCAGACCGGTCTTATCGAGGACTGGCTGAATGATTTCGAGGCGGCGGAAGACTGGAGGGCGACGGCCACCTCCCCGCTGGGCGACACGAAGATACGTAAAATACCGGGAAAGCCCCGTCCGGTGGACGATAACGGCAATCCCATTGAGTTTCCCAACGAGATCACCGACGATAATGGAATAACCCATAAAAATGAATTCGTACTGGGTGTAAAAACCTATTTTATGGATCGGGGTTTCGATCGCGTCGAGGTGCTTCCCCCCAATGAATACATAATCCGCGGCAAGGCCAAGGAGATCAAGGTATGGGCGCTGGGGAGAAAGTTCCGCCATACCTTGTTTGTAAAGCTTCGCGATTTCAGGGGAAGGCTGTACAAGATCAAGATCGGCAGGCTGGATTTCTGGGGATGGAAAGAGCTTTCGGTCGTCATTCCAGGCTGGTTGCCGCAGTCTGCAAGCTATGCCATGCTTGATAAAAACCTGCACTTCGTTTCGTTCTTCGTAGAGAGCGATAATTTCGAGGTTCCGGGGACGTTTTATTTCTACCTGGACAACTTCAGGGTGATTACCGACCTCTCCGAATTTACCGGCGATACCTTCATAAGGGATACGTGGTAA
- a CDS encoding flagellar filament outer layer protein FlaA has product MKIEYNKLIPALVCGIAVVVAGVLAPDRASSRLNTNVPADLSERELRALVVEDFEQQTDWIIDSVPKKNADEKKNPVPVLELRYIEGGPSDLIEEKWSQDKKGMEKKQALGVHFRFKYPGFNSVHLLPPPEVQWDEPTKKVMTYDPRTGAEVQERAVQLPGRAKGVSIWFHGRGNDYTLEAWVKDFKGDVHILRMGSLNFVGWRPLRAFIPENVPQEIQSYPQTRVTKLVRLVIRATPYAGTENVYMFFDQLKVLTDVFEVNFDGQNLHKAFQGGAKGSADTTKK; this is encoded by the coding sequence ATGAAAATTGAATATAATAAACTGATTCCCGCCCTTGTGTGCGGCATCGCGGTCGTGGTCGCCGGGGTCCTCGCTCCCGACCGGGCCAGTTCCAGACTGAATACCAATGTCCCCGCCGACCTCAGCGAGAGGGAGCTTCGGGCCCTCGTCGTAGAGGACTTCGAGCAGCAGACCGACTGGATCATTGATTCGGTGCCGAAAAAGAACGCCGATGAGAAAAAGAATCCGGTACCGGTGCTCGAGCTTAGATATATAGAGGGCGGCCCCTCCGACCTGATCGAGGAGAAATGGTCCCAGGATAAGAAGGGAATGGAGAAGAAACAGGCCCTGGGCGTCCATTTCAGGTTCAAGTATCCCGGTTTCAACTCGGTGCACCTGCTGCCGCCGCCCGAGGTACAGTGGGACGAGCCCACGAAAAAGGTTATGACCTATGATCCGCGCACGGGGGCGGAGGTCCAGGAAAGGGCTGTCCAGCTTCCCGGAAGGGCAAAGGGTGTTTCGATATGGTTTCACGGACGCGGCAACGACTATACCCTCGAGGCGTGGGTGAAGGACTTCAAGGGAGATGTCCATATTTTAAGGATGGGCTCGCTCAACTTTGTGGGTTGGAGGCCGCTTAGGGCTTTTATACCCGAAAATGTCCCGCAGGAGATACAGTCCTATCCGCAGACCAGGGTGACGAAACTCGTGCGCCTTGTCATCCGCGCGACCCCCTATGCGGGGACGGAAAATGTGTACATGTTCTTCGACCAGCTTAAGGTTCTCACCGATGTATTCGAAGTGAACTTTGACGGGCAGAATCTTCACAAGGCCTTTCAGGGTGGGGCCAAGGGGAGCGCCGATACGACGAAAAAGTAA